Proteins encoded by one window of Dyella humicola:
- a CDS encoding response regulator yields MNHRDIRTILLVEDSLADAEMALDALNGAHLANPVVHVEDGVDCLDYLYCRGEWAGREPVDPAVVLLDIKMPRMGGIEVLTHLRADERFRRVPVVILSSSREESDLARSWDIGANAYVIKPVDVDQFFDAVRTLGQFWAVLNQGPEHD; encoded by the coding sequence ATGAATCACCGCGATATCCGAACCATCCTGCTGGTCGAAGACAGTCTCGCCGACGCTGAAATGGCGTTGGACGCGCTCAATGGCGCGCATCTCGCCAATCCCGTCGTGCACGTGGAAGATGGCGTCGATTGCCTGGACTACCTCTATTGCCGCGGCGAGTGGGCGGGGCGCGAGCCGGTCGATCCCGCGGTGGTGCTGCTGGACATCAAGATGCCGCGCATGGGTGGCATCGAGGTGTTGACGCACTTGCGCGCCGATGAGCGCTTTCGTCGCGTGCCCGTGGTCATCCTGTCCTCGTCGCGCGAGGAAAGTGACCTGGCGCGCAGTTGGGACATCGGCGCGAATGCCTATGTGATCAAGCCGGTCGACGTCGATCAGTTTTTCGACGCCGTGCGAACGCTGGGACAATTCTGGGCCGTGCTGAATCAGGGCCCGGAGCACGATTGA
- a CDS encoding ATP-binding response regulator: MPDRHQWGLARIRVLQIEDSQLDAELVLSELDADAIEYDVCLVDEERDYVAALEEFDPHIVLSDLSMPGFSGQRALDLLRERDQDLPFIFVSATLGEEAAIEALRNGATDYILKQNPARLASAVRRALREADAQRARRRAEAELIRAQRFESLAMLAGGLSHDLRNLLQPLLLAGDSLQDYQQDPRLARLGRLVRDCGKRGLDMVQSMLSFARGARRAEQVRVGALLDALALLLQGSVPRAVMLEMHADDTELTFDGNHTELQQCLLNLSLNAIQAMPEGGSLRIETTQAALLETFFANDEEAHAGNYLCLIVSDSGVGMDEAVLQHLFEPFFTTKDTGTGLGLVSCKRIVTAHGGVMRVDSTPGQGTRFHIYIPLLERSAEAFDQEEHFNLQGEAERVLVVAEEAGQLSLLVDTLDSWGYQAHASQSGTAALQWIEAQGVPDLVVMDADMNLFTGVRTLAALIDHGYRRAVLMLARPDAPPDMDELPVMEHLYMVDKPLSTQKLLRTVREALEASAAGQLPEGPL; this comes from the coding sequence ATGCCAGATAGGCACCAGTGGGGTCTTGCCAGAATACGCGTGCTGCAGATCGAGGACAGTCAGCTCGACGCCGAACTCGTGTTGTCGGAACTGGATGCCGACGCGATCGAATACGACGTGTGCCTGGTCGACGAAGAACGTGATTACGTGGCCGCACTGGAGGAGTTCGATCCGCACATTGTATTGTCGGATTTGAGCATGCCGGGATTTTCCGGCCAGCGTGCACTCGACCTGTTGCGCGAACGGGACCAGGATCTTCCTTTCATCTTCGTCTCGGCGACCCTGGGCGAAGAGGCAGCGATCGAAGCGCTGCGCAACGGCGCCACTGACTACATCCTCAAGCAGAACCCCGCGCGCCTGGCGTCGGCGGTACGCCGCGCGTTGCGCGAGGCCGATGCCCAGCGGGCACGCCGTCGCGCCGAAGCGGAGCTGATCCGCGCCCAGCGTTTCGAGAGCCTGGCCATGCTGGCTGGCGGTCTCAGTCATGACCTGCGCAACCTGCTGCAACCCTTGTTGCTGGCCGGCGACAGCCTGCAGGACTATCAGCAGGATCCGCGACTGGCCCGCCTGGGCCGCCTGGTGCGCGACTGCGGCAAGCGTGGCCTGGACATGGTGCAGTCGATGCTCTCGTTCGCGCGTGGCGCGCGGCGAGCCGAGCAAGTGCGCGTCGGTGCGCTGCTCGACGCGCTGGCCTTGCTTCTGCAGGGCAGTGTGCCGCGTGCGGTCATGCTGGAAATGCATGCGGACGATACGGAGCTCACCTTCGACGGCAATCACACCGAACTGCAGCAATGCCTGTTGAATCTGAGCCTGAATGCCATCCAGGCCATGCCTGAGGGAGGCAGCCTGCGCATCGAAACGACGCAGGCGGCGCTGCTGGAAACGTTTTTCGCCAACGACGAAGAAGCGCACGCGGGCAACTATCTGTGCCTGATCGTTTCCGATTCGGGTGTTGGCATGGACGAAGCCGTCCTGCAGCACCTGTTCGAGCCGTTCTTCACCACCAAGGACACGGGCACGGGCCTGGGCCTGGTGTCATGCAAGCGCATCGTCACGGCGCACGGTGGTGTCATGCGGGTGGACAGCACGCCAGGGCAGGGCACCCGTTTCCATATCTATATCCCACTGCTGGAGCGGTCCGCCGAAGCCTTCGATCAGGAAGAGCATTTCAATCTGCAAGGCGAGGCGGAACGCGTCCTCGTGGTAGCCGAGGAGGCCGGCCAGCTGTCACTGCTGGTCGACACGCTCGACTCGTGGGGCTATCAGGCGCACGCCAGCCAAAGCGGTACGGCCGCGTTGCAATGGATCGAGGCGCAAGGCGTGCCCGACCTGGTGGTGATGGACGCGGACATGAATCTGTTCACTGGCGTGAGAACGCTCGCCGCCCTGATCGACCATGGTTATCGCCGCGCGGTGCTGATGCTGGCTCGCCCGGATGCGCCGCCCGATATGGATGAACTGCCCGTGATGGAACACCTTTACATGGTCGACAAGCCGCTCTCGACTCAGAAGCTCCTGCGGACCGTACGCGAGGCGCTGGAGGCGAGTGCGGCGGGGCAGCTGCCGGAGGGGCCGCTGTAG
- a CDS encoding GH92 family glycosyl hydrolase, giving the protein MSCLPSRAWLPSLLAAAMSLSPGLTHAATGHAEDVDPSIGTGGDGHTFPGATMPFGMIQLSPDTAMPDFKHAYKWAAGYQYGDSSLLGFSHTHFSGSGHSDLGDVLVMPIAGDVRLEPGDVAKPGSGYRSRFSHDSETVQAGYYAVTLSDYDVRAELTAGRRVGWHRYTFPAGKPAHLLLDLRPSIYDYQGKVLWSSLRVHDDGTVTGCRTTRGWAPGRELCFAMRFSQPLRSRTLYNRETDNVYKGFAGPGRQPEDHDAQSGRALEGVFDFGDLKQPLGVKVAISPVSEDNAIANLDAEGQGWDFDARRAEARAAWDKALAVIDVDASKDQRVGFYTSLYHAMLSPTLSMDVNGQFRGPDGAVHQATDTNGKFEFHSTWSLWDVYRAQQPLMALLAPQRSTDFIRSLIASREASPFGILPVWAYQGMETWCMIGYHAVPVIADAYIKGVRGFDVDAAIKAMVASATYAPYGGLGEYMKLGYVPIDKEPEGASKTLEYAYDDWSLAQMAKAVGRKDIAATFDKRAGNWRHAYDPKTGFMRARKVDGSFREPFNPDTAGYGTDYTEGNAWQYSWYVPQDVAGLVKAMGGDAKFVTKLDSVFDAKVDPSKFANVEDITGLIGWYAHGNEPSHHLAYLYDYAGAPWQTQKRLKQIMDSQYAQRPDGLAGNDDLGQMSAWYIFTALGFYPVTPASDEYAIGRPFVSRATLHLSNGKDFTVTAEPLDDAHPYVGAVTLNGKPLDRVFLRHGEILAGGELHFTMQAEPNRSWGSAADARPSSMSGSGNRWPVM; this is encoded by the coding sequence ATGAGCTGTTTGCCGTCCCGTGCATGGCTGCCAAGCCTGCTTGCTGCCGCAATGTCGTTGTCTCCCGGCCTGACTCACGCGGCCACCGGTCATGCGGAGGATGTCGACCCAAGTATCGGCACCGGCGGCGACGGACATACCTTTCCCGGCGCGACGATGCCGTTTGGCATGATCCAGCTTTCGCCGGATACGGCGATGCCGGACTTCAAACACGCCTACAAGTGGGCGGCCGGCTATCAGTACGGTGATAGCAGCCTGCTGGGTTTCTCCCATACGCATTTTTCTGGCTCGGGACATTCGGACCTGGGCGATGTGCTGGTGATGCCGATTGCCGGTGACGTGAGGTTGGAGCCGGGCGACGTGGCCAAGCCGGGCAGCGGCTACCGCTCGCGTTTCAGCCATGACAGCGAAACGGTACAGGCCGGTTATTACGCGGTGACGTTGAGCGATTACGACGTCCGCGCCGAACTGACGGCCGGACGTCGCGTGGGTTGGCATCGCTACACCTTCCCGGCGGGCAAGCCGGCGCACCTGCTGTTGGACCTGCGGCCGAGCATTTACGACTATCAGGGCAAGGTGCTGTGGTCGAGCCTGCGCGTGCATGACGACGGCACGGTGACCGGATGCCGCACCACCCGAGGCTGGGCACCCGGCCGCGAGCTGTGTTTCGCCATGCGCTTCTCGCAGCCGCTGCGCTCGCGCACGCTGTACAACCGCGAGACGGATAACGTCTACAAGGGCTTCGCCGGCCCGGGCCGGCAGCCCGAGGACCACGACGCGCAAAGCGGTCGCGCCCTGGAGGGCGTATTCGATTTCGGCGACCTGAAGCAGCCGCTCGGCGTCAAGGTGGCGATCTCCCCGGTGAGCGAAGATAACGCCATCGCCAACCTCGATGCGGAAGGGCAGGGCTGGGATTTCGATGCCCGCCGCGCCGAGGCGCGCGCCGCCTGGGACAAGGCGCTGGCGGTGATCGACGTGGACGCATCGAAGGACCAGCGCGTCGGTTTCTACACCTCGCTTTATCACGCCATGTTGTCGCCCACGCTGAGCATGGACGTGAATGGCCAGTTCCGTGGTCCCGACGGTGCGGTGCATCAGGCCACCGACACGAATGGCAAGTTCGAATTCCACTCGACCTGGTCGCTGTGGGACGTATATCGCGCCCAGCAACCGCTGATGGCCTTGCTGGCGCCTCAGCGCAGCACCGACTTCATCCGCTCCCTGATCGCTTCGCGTGAGGCCAGCCCGTTCGGCATCCTGCCGGTATGGGCGTACCAGGGCATGGAGACGTGGTGCATGATCGGTTACCACGCCGTGCCGGTGATCGCCGATGCGTATATCAAGGGCGTGCGTGGCTTCGATGTGGACGCCGCGATCAAGGCCATGGTGGCGAGTGCGACCTACGCACCCTACGGCGGCTTGGGTGAGTACATGAAGCTCGGCTATGTGCCGATCGACAAGGAACCGGAAGGCGCGTCCAAGACTCTGGAATACGCCTACGACGACTGGTCACTGGCCCAGATGGCCAAGGCCGTGGGGCGCAAGGACATCGCCGCGACCTTCGACAAGCGCGCCGGCAACTGGCGTCATGCGTATGACCCGAAAACCGGCTTCATGCGTGCGCGCAAGGTGGACGGCAGCTTCCGCGAGCCGTTCAATCCGGATACGGCCGGCTATGGCACCGACTACACCGAGGGCAATGCCTGGCAGTACTCCTGGTACGTGCCACAGGACGTCGCCGGCCTGGTCAAGGCGATGGGCGGCGACGCCAAGTTCGTGACCAAGCTGGACAGCGTGTTCGATGCCAAAGTCGATCCTTCGAAGTTCGCCAACGTGGAAGACATCACCGGCCTGATCGGCTGGTACGCCCACGGCAACGAACCCAGCCATCACCTGGCTTATCTCTACGATTACGCCGGCGCACCCTGGCAGACCCAAAAGCGGCTCAAGCAGATCATGGACAGCCAGTATGCGCAGCGTCCGGATGGCCTGGCCGGCAATGACGACCTGGGCCAGATGTCGGCCTGGTATATCTTCACCGCCCTGGGCTTCTACCCGGTGACTCCGGCCAGTGATGAGTACGCCATTGGCCGGCCATTTGTCTCCCGCGCCACGCTGCACCTGAGCAACGGCAAGGACTTCACGGTCACCGCCGAACCGCTGGATGACGCCCACCCCTATGTCGGCGCTGTCACCTTGAACGGCAAGCCGCTGGATCGGGTCTTCCTGCGGCATGGGGAAATCCTCGCCGGAGGCGAACTGCACTTCACCATGCAGGCCGAGCCCAATCGCAGCTGGGGGAGCGCGGCTGACGCCAGGCCGTCGTCAATGAGCGGGTCAGGAAATCGCTGGCCTGTAATGTAA
- a CDS encoding sensor histidine kinase, which yields MSSTVQPVYPSARPAPEAARHELLFLNCFRLAQALVYVGLALSPTSLGWPKLADVGLARGVAVLFLLFALGMLSLTRRSTRRIRLSVSGALVVDIIAAVLAITTMHDARIGIAMMLAVNLAAGALILPLRLSCFFAALATLGVIGHSFIESRHNNLSMDSELLESSLFGLAYFAITMLCFVLSRQMRATEALAEQRGVDLANLAQVNELIIRRMKTGVLLVDDANRIHQINESAWMLLGNPTADQRDLGRVAPELSRRLYHWMTSGKLDESATQLADGVPEVVPRFSRLAPNDDSHVLIFLDDTSLVSRRAEELTLSSLGRLSASIAHEIRNPLAAIRYSAQLLAESEGLDNTDQRMVEIINNHCVRLNEIIENILQLSRRERSRPETLDLGHWANGFVDEYRQGNDLGVDSLRVIQASTPVAAVADPQQLQQVVWNLVQNALRYGRLPGEPARVMVVARHGEHGVPILEVIDRGPGIAPKVAAQIFEPFYTTHEYGTGLGLYLARQMSEANQASLEYVRVAGGGSCFRLVLTPPARGPTEHGETARATQL from the coding sequence GTGTCCAGCACCGTTCAGCCCGTGTACCCCAGCGCCCGCCCGGCTCCCGAAGCGGCGCGGCACGAACTTCTGTTCCTGAACTGCTTCCGCCTGGCCCAGGCCCTGGTTTATGTGGGCCTGGCCCTCAGCCCTACCAGCCTGGGCTGGCCCAAGCTGGCCGACGTCGGCCTGGCCCGTGGCGTGGCAGTGCTGTTCCTGCTGTTCGCGCTGGGCATGCTGTCGCTCACCCGGCGCTCCACGCGACGTATCCGGCTCTCGGTCTCGGGGGCACTGGTGGTGGACATCATCGCCGCGGTACTGGCCATCACCACCATGCACGATGCGCGCATCGGCATCGCCATGATGCTCGCGGTCAACCTGGCGGCTGGCGCGCTGATCCTGCCCTTGCGCCTGTCCTGCTTCTTTGCCGCCCTGGCCACGCTGGGCGTGATCGGTCACTCCTTCATCGAGAGCCGGCACAATAATCTCAGCATGGACAGCGAGCTGCTCGAATCGAGCCTGTTCGGCCTGGCCTACTTCGCCATCACCATGCTCTGCTTCGTGCTGAGCCGGCAAATGCGCGCCACCGAGGCGCTGGCCGAGCAGCGCGGCGTCGACCTGGCCAACCTGGCCCAGGTTAACGAGCTGATCATCCGCCGCATGAAGACCGGCGTGCTGCTGGTAGACGACGCCAACCGCATCCACCAGATCAACGAGTCGGCCTGGATGCTGCTGGGCAACCCCACCGCCGATCAACGCGACCTGGGCCGCGTGGCGCCCGAGTTGTCGCGTCGCCTGTATCACTGGATGACCTCCGGCAAGCTGGACGAGTCCGCCACCCAGTTGGCCGACGGAGTGCCCGAGGTGGTGCCCCGTTTCAGCCGACTGGCGCCCAACGACGATTCCCATGTGCTGATCTTCCTGGATGACACCTCGCTGGTATCGCGACGGGCGGAGGAACTTACGCTCAGCTCGCTGGGGCGCCTGTCCGCCTCCATCGCCCATGAAATCCGCAACCCGCTGGCGGCCATCCGCTACTCCGCCCAGCTGCTGGCCGAGTCGGAAGGCTTGGACAATACCGACCAGCGCATGGTCGAGATCATCAACAACCATTGCGTCCGCCTCAACGAGATCATCGAGAACATCCTGCAGCTGTCGCGCCGCGAGCGCTCGCGCCCGGAAACCCTCGACCTGGGCCATTGGGCCAATGGCTTCGTCGACGAATACCGGCAAGGCAACGACCTGGGCGTGGATTCGCTTCGGGTCATCCAGGCCAGCACCCCGGTAGCCGCCGTGGCCGACCCGCAGCAGCTGCAGCAGGTGGTGTGGAACCTGGTGCAGAACGCCCTGCGTTATGGCCGCCTGCCCGGCGAGCCGGCGCGGGTCATGGTGGTGGCACGCCACGGCGAGCACGGCGTGCCGATCCTGGAAGTGATCGACCGCGGCCCAGGCATCGCGCCCAAGGTGGCGGCGCAGATCTTCGAGCCGTTCTACACCACGCATGAATACGGCACCGGCCTGGGCCTGTACCTGGCGCGCCAGATGAGCGAGGCGAACCAGGCCTCGCTGGAATATGTACGCGTGGCCGGCGGCGGCAGCTGTTTCCGACTCGTGCTGACCCCGCCCGCGCGTGGCCCGACCGAGCACGGCGAGACGGCACGTGCCACACAACTTTGA
- a CDS encoding sigma-54-dependent transcriptional regulator gives MSAQTVLVVDDERDIRELLTITLGRMDLQVDAVGTVGEARRALGERSYDLCFTDMRLPDGTGHEVIELISAEHPDTPVAMITAYGNVDAAVSALKAGAFDFVSKPVDIQMLRRLVRTALTLAEEKRSGHAASARQDSNERLIGDSSAMQQVRSTIGKLARNQAPVYIAGESGVGKELVARLIHEQGPRASGPFVPVNCGAIPSELMESEFFGHRKGSFTGAAGDKEGLFQAANGGTLFLDEVAELPLHMQVKLLRAIQEKAVRPIGAREEVPVDVRILSATHKNLATLVEQGQFRQDLFYRINVIELRVPPLRERRGDVTLLSNFVLRQLAAKSGDSPGQLLPAALQALESYDFPGNVRELENILERAMAMCDGDQIDVSDLMLPQRTARPTAEAIPAMAGTAPMAPPSAPAASATADGGLDDYISNLERTAIIKALEESRYNKTAAAKKLGITFRALRYKLKKLGID, from the coding sequence ATGAGCGCACAGACCGTCCTGGTCGTTGACGACGAACGCGACATCCGCGAACTGCTGACCATCACCCTGGGCCGCATGGACCTGCAGGTCGATGCGGTAGGTACCGTGGGCGAAGCCCGACGCGCTCTCGGGGAGCGCAGTTATGACCTTTGCTTCACCGACATGCGCTTGCCGGACGGCACAGGCCACGAGGTGATCGAGCTGATTTCAGCCGAACATCCGGATACACCGGTGGCCATGATCACGGCCTATGGCAACGTCGACGCGGCCGTGAGCGCGCTCAAGGCAGGCGCTTTCGATTTCGTCTCCAAGCCGGTCGACATCCAGATGTTGCGCCGCCTGGTGCGCACGGCGCTGACGCTGGCCGAGGAAAAGCGCAGCGGCCATGCCGCCTCCGCGCGACAGGATTCCAACGAGCGCCTGATCGGCGACTCGTCGGCCATGCAACAGGTGCGTTCCACCATCGGCAAACTGGCGCGCAACCAGGCGCCGGTCTACATCGCCGGCGAATCTGGCGTGGGCAAGGAGCTGGTCGCCCGCCTGATCCACGAACAAGGCCCGCGTGCCAGTGGTCCGTTCGTACCCGTGAACTGCGGCGCCATTCCTTCGGAGTTGATGGAGAGCGAGTTCTTCGGTCATCGCAAGGGCAGCTTTACCGGTGCCGCTGGCGACAAGGAAGGCCTGTTCCAGGCCGCCAACGGCGGCACCCTGTTCCTCGACGAGGTGGCCGAGCTGCCGCTGCACATGCAGGTGAAACTGCTGCGCGCGATCCAGGAAAAAGCCGTGCGTCCGATCGGTGCGCGCGAAGAAGTGCCGGTGGATGTACGCATCCTCTCCGCCACCCACAAGAACCTCGCCACCCTGGTCGAACAGGGCCAGTTCCGCCAGGACTTGTTCTATCGCATCAACGTGATCGAACTGCGCGTGCCGCCGCTGCGCGAGCGGCGCGGCGATGTGACCCTGCTGTCCAACTTCGTGCTACGCCAGCTGGCCGCCAAGAGTGGTGACAGCCCGGGGCAGCTGTTACCCGCCGCGCTGCAGGCGCTGGAAAGCTACGACTTCCCCGGCAACGTGCGCGAGCTGGAGAATATTCTCGAACGTGCCATGGCCATGTGCGACGGCGACCAGATCGACGTCAGCGACCTGATGCTGCCGCAGCGCACGGCACGCCCCACCGCCGAGGCGATCCCAGCCATGGCCGGCACCGCGCCGATGGCGCCACCGTCCGCGCCTGCCGCGTCGGCAACCGCCGATGGCGGCCTGGATGACTACATCAGCAATCTCGAGCGCACGGCCATCATCAAGGCGCTGGAGGAGTCGCGTTACAACAAAACGGCGGCCGCCAAGAAGCTGGGTATTACGTTCCGCGCATTGCGCTACAAGTTAAAGAAGCTTGGCATCGATTGA
- a CDS encoding sensor histidine kinase produces MKDRMALRWRLGGLLFAVLVIVALPYMVTRSGAGEAIKANERVTHSSEVKSLTYRIAYVTRDSEAAIYRLIHGDVDPQVRMRAERASHEVPGLLAQLRDMTRDSPDQQSLIGALGSTVNGRLALTSQAIQRYEHRDQNGASDAMRDSGTLFKMDDLIDGVVRNEDSTLLARRSVAQRESFNSSLALAITAIAQIVLLTIVVIVSERQISRRLQAEVREGQAVQRSQLIVQAVREPIALLDTSLGTLLVNAAFGELYGLPPDFRQSLPLTEIGDGAWSDSALLQRLNDVLLLDRELWDYELIQRTVDGVDRHVVINARRLEQDGEGEPVLLLTLSDVTARALVEQQVKELNRQLEGKIEQVSDVNRELEAFSYSVSHDLRAPLRHISGFAGKLSHHLGDGADEKTRHYIEVINDAARRMALLIEDLLVFSRLGRGALRLQPVDMQSLADEARALAETDAHGRHIVWSIAPLPIVIGDENMLRTVWQNLLGNAVKYTGKCEVARIDVDVQRNRDGSYEFLVSDNGAGFDMQYAGKLFGVFQRLHRASEFPGNGIGLANVRRIVSRHGGRVWADAKPDQGARFHFTLPSSDLAESLAQRRP; encoded by the coding sequence ATGAAGGACCGCATGGCGCTGCGTTGGCGCCTGGGTGGCCTGCTGTTTGCCGTACTGGTGATCGTGGCGCTGCCCTACATGGTGACGCGCAGTGGCGCGGGCGAGGCCATCAAGGCCAACGAGCGCGTGACGCACTCGTCGGAAGTGAAGTCGCTGACCTATCGCATCGCCTATGTGACACGCGATAGCGAGGCGGCCATTTACCGCCTGATTCATGGCGACGTCGATCCCCAGGTGCGCATGCGGGCCGAGCGCGCCAGCCATGAAGTGCCAGGATTGCTGGCACAACTGCGCGACATGACGCGCGACAGCCCGGACCAGCAATCCCTGATCGGCGCTTTGGGTTCCACGGTCAACGGCAGGCTGGCGCTCACCAGTCAGGCGATCCAGCGCTACGAGCACCGTGACCAGAACGGCGCCAGCGATGCCATGCGCGATTCCGGCACGCTGTTCAAGATGGACGACCTCATCGACGGCGTCGTGCGCAATGAGGACAGCACCCTGCTCGCCCGGCGCTCCGTAGCCCAGCGCGAATCCTTCAACAGCAGTCTGGCGCTGGCGATCACCGCCATCGCGCAGATCGTGCTGCTGACCATCGTGGTCATCGTGTCCGAGCGCCAGATCAGCCGGCGCCTGCAGGCAGAGGTACGCGAGGGGCAGGCCGTGCAGCGCTCGCAGCTGATCGTGCAGGCGGTGCGCGAGCCCATTGCGTTGCTTGATACCTCGCTCGGTACGCTGCTGGTCAATGCGGCGTTCGGCGAGCTTTATGGATTGCCGCCGGATTTCCGGCAGTCGCTGCCGTTGACCGAGATCGGCGACGGCGCATGGAGCGATAGCGCGCTGCTGCAACGCCTCAACGACGTGCTGCTGCTAGATCGTGAGTTGTGGGACTACGAGCTGATCCAGCGCACCGTGGACGGCGTCGATCGTCACGTCGTGATCAATGCCCGCCGCCTGGAGCAGGACGGCGAGGGCGAGCCCGTGTTGCTGTTGACGCTCAGTGACGTGACGGCACGCGCGCTGGTCGAACAGCAGGTGAAGGAGCTCAATCGCCAGCTCGAAGGCAAGATCGAGCAGGTATCGGATGTCAACCGCGAACTGGAGGCCTTCAGTTATTCCGTATCACACGATCTGCGTGCGCCACTGCGGCACATCAGCGGGTTTGCCGGCAAGCTGTCGCATCACCTGGGTGATGGTGCCGACGAAAAGACCCGGCATTACATCGAAGTCATCAATGATGCCGCGCGCCGCATGGCGCTGCTGATCGAAGACCTGCTGGTGTTCTCGCGCCTGGGTCGAGGTGCGCTTCGCCTGCAGCCCGTGGACATGCAATCACTTGCCGACGAAGCACGTGCGTTGGCCGAGACCGATGCGCATGGTCGCCATATCGTGTGGTCGATTGCACCGCTGCCCATCGTCATCGGCGATGAGAACATGTTGCGCACGGTCTGGCAGAACCTGCTGGGCAACGCAGTGAAGTACACCGGCAAGTGCGAGGTGGCGCGCATCGATGTCGACGTCCAGCGCAATCGGGACGGCAGTTACGAGTTCCTGGTCAGCGACAACGGCGCCGGCTTCGACATGCAGTACGCCGGCAAGCTGTTTGGCGTGTTCCAGCGCTTGCACCGCGCGTCCGAGTTTCCCGGCAACGGCATCGGCCTGGCCAATGTGCGGCGCATCGTTTCGCGCCATGGTGGTCGCGTGTGGGCGGATGCCAAGCCCGACCAGGGCGCGCGTTTCCATTTCACGCTGCCATCCTCCGATCTGGCGGAAAGTCTCGCCCAGAGGCGGCCATGA